The Lactobacillus sp. ESL0680 genome has a segment encoding these proteins:
- the yidC gene encoding membrane protein insertase YidC yields MKKYRKYLGLAALTLAIMLIVTGCAQRGTALNTPPSSGIYGWIYSFIGRPLQNIMLRCYTLIGGANGAGWAIILMTLVVRMILLPLMLNQQKKSTTQQEKMARLQPQMQLIQDAMKKKDLTQDQQMTLANWQRQLYSQNNLSLTGGMGCLPLIIQFPIMIGIYQAVMYSKTLANSTFFTISLSEKSMLMAIIGTVFALIQGYISLIGIPKEQKKQMQSMMLLNPIMTLFISMSVSGSVALYWAAGNFFTIIQQVIVTFIIMPRVKKNVDEELKREPFKEIVTPAKIAELLSQNSAGPAVNKQVKEMHENLRNRNKGKQNHK; encoded by the coding sequence ATGAAAAAATATCGTAAATATCTTGGTTTAGCTGCCTTAACTTTGGCAATCATGTTAATTGTGACGGGGTGTGCCCAGCGCGGCACCGCGCTCAATACGCCGCCGTCAAGCGGCATTTACGGCTGGATTTACAGCTTTATCGGCAGGCCTTTGCAGAATATCATGTTGCGCTGCTACACCCTGATTGGCGGGGCAAATGGTGCTGGTTGGGCCATCATCTTAATGACGTTAGTGGTTCGGATGATTTTATTGCCATTAATGTTAAACCAGCAAAAGAAATCGACAACACAACAAGAAAAGATGGCCCGTTTGCAGCCGCAAATGCAGTTAATCCAAGACGCAATGAAAAAGAAGGATTTAACTCAAGACCAGCAGATGACCTTGGCCAACTGGCAGCGGCAATTGTATTCGCAAAATAACCTGTCGCTAACAGGCGGTATGGGTTGTCTGCCACTAATTATCCAGTTCCCAATCATGATTGGGATTTACCAAGCCGTGATGTATTCCAAAACCTTGGCTAATTCAACATTCTTCACGATTTCGCTTAGTGAAAAATCAATGTTGATGGCGATTATTGGTACAGTATTTGCCCTGATCCAAGGTTACATTTCACTGATTGGTATTCCTAAGGAACAGAAAAAGCAAATGCAGTCAATGATGCTGCTGAACCCAATCATGACCCTGTTTATTTCAATGTCTGTTTCTGGTTCAGTCGCATTATATTGGGCTGCAGGTAACTTCTTTACCATTATTCAACAGGTAATCGTGACATTCATCATTATGCCGCGCGTTAAGAAAAATGTTGACGAAGAACTCAAACGTGAACCATTCAAAGAAATTGTTACACCAGCTAAAATTGCTGAATTGTTAAGCCAAAATTCTGCTGGACCAGCAGTTAACAAGCAGGTCAAAGAAATGCACGAAAATTTGCGCAACCGCAATAAAGGCAAGCAAAATCATAAGTAA